One part of the Plasmodium cynomolgi strain B DNA, chromosome 3, whole genome shotgun sequence genome encodes these proteins:
- a CDS encoding dynactin 4 (putative): MNDMNEGPARLMNLLSEGYLEAYNTATFQLSQRFNRAEYILTASGNKVSRDSILCGMKNIHMLGKSIIKSGAMLRGDLSSLYFGKYVIVGSKTLICPCFLQGREDPQKGESGQGEQSSGSGRSNPIDRSNPSDRSKPSDRSKPSDRSNPSDEPTSSSYVTLTIGDHVYIGNECIIKAALIGSNVVIGNNCVVGERVVIKDNVVIKDNTYIPNDTIIASFAKYAGCPATYVKKLPESAQTYLKDISYQHYKNFVPAS, translated from the coding sequence ATGAATGACATGAACGAGGGACCTGCTCGCCTGATGAACCTCCTAAGCGAAGGGTATCTAGAGGCATACAACACGGCGACGTTCCAGCTATCGCAAAGGTTTAACCGGGCGGAATATATTTTGACGGCATCCGGAAATAAGGTCAGTAGGGACTCCATTCTGTGCGGCATGAAAAATATCCATATGTTGGGGAAGTCCATTATAAAAAGCGGAGCCATGTTGAGGGGGGACTTGAGTAGCCTCTACTTTGGAAAGTATGTCATAGTCGGGTCGAAGACGCTCATCTGTCCGTGCTTCCTGCAGGGGAGGGAGGAcccgcaaaagggggagagcgGCCAAGGCGAACAGAGTAGCGGAAGTGGGAGAAGTAACCCAATCGATCGAAGCAACCCAAGTGATAGAAGCAAACCAAGCGACCGAAGCAAACCAAGCGATCGAAGCAACCCAAGCGACGAGCCGACCAGCAGCTCATACGTAACCCTAACCATCGGCGACCATGTCTACATCGGGAACGAATGCATCATCAAGGCGGCACTCATTGGAAGCAACGTCGTCATAGGGAACAACTGTGTGGTTGGGGAGCGAGTAGTAATCAAGGACAATGTAGTTATAAAGGACAACACGTACATTCCAAACGACACCATCATAGCCTCCTTTGCAAAGTACGCAGGGTGCCCCGCCACCTACGTGAAAAAACTGCCTGAATCGGCTCAGACCTATTTGAAAGACATTTCGTACCAACACTACAAAAACTTCGTCCCAGCGAGTTAA
- a CDS encoding hypothetical protein (putative) — protein MIQVNQTNETNNGCWGMSEDVGTSAEDAPLKERRSEDMPNSIHRYERVYMSYLHLQFCVLDFKDSMFISVTDERNQLTDLQASYPLKYVDADNTACLVGEPHSHGNDVARLLGMKFKIPFYVSVNVDEGDEGLTNFIFSTCLEILKPLFSESRGGPAER, from the exons ATGATCCAAGTGAACCAAACGAACGAAACGAACAATGGTTGCTGGGGAATGTCGGAGGACGTCGGGACAAGCGCGGAGGATGCCCCACTGAAGGAACGACGCAGCGAGGACATGCCCAACTCCATTCACAGATATGAGAGAGTTTACATGAGCTACCTCCACTTACAATTTTGCGTCCTCGACTTTAAGGATAGCATGTTTATTTCGGTGACGGACGAACGTAACCAGTTAACAGATCTGCAGGCATCCTACCCACTGAAATAT GTGGATGCGGACAACACGGCGTGTCTGGTGGGGGAGCCCCACTCGCACGGGAACGACGTGGCTCGCCTGCTAG GCATGAAATTTAAAATCCCCTTCTACGTGAGTGTGAATGTGGACGAAGGAGACGAGGGCCTGACCAACtttattttctccacatGTCTGGAGATACTGAAGCCGCTGTTCAGTGAGAGCAGAGGCGGCCCTGCAGAGAGGTGA
- a CDS encoding metallo-beta-lactamase domain containing protein (putative) — protein sequence MSNVHFDEERVGMYTDLIGGIIDQGVIPLAIVDSGRKVDSLDKEFRNYVAMLLLRGGESAPLEEAPVGEASLEEAPLKRKDRVRNVAKKLLLLKEAIVKLAKEHQVKIDRIYIDEETEDVKVKRNSFEEGTERRTTSPERKKRDDVEFLLPNENNTYQVLRNDFLEILGFPIKHTVPTIGYVIRELNVESKFNAPYINELIKKNYDELKKCEELEFIPYKIYEHVIRKMNEGDVVVFPDKTELSFGNAYKEIYRGRKIVICQDTYDASSMEEYATDADVLIHEATNSLIDLTDQGVGPLDGFCEDHHVGPSLRSAALPSCGSVEVDPASKQVDAALKQVDVASKQVDVALKQVDAAPNQVDTAPNQVDTAPNQVDTAPNQVDTAPNQVDAAHNHVGTAHNHAKSSSKQVPPLLVRKYNKVIAERGHSTANMAGTFAKKINAKRLILTHFSQRYIGDNKLKNIAVMRRIEREAEESFGGRTQGESEDAADCSSTTDKSCDGEKEVIAAYDGLIVYVPPQRVK from the exons ATGAGTAACGTCCATTTTGATGAGGAACGGGTAGGAATGTATACTGATCTGATCGGAGGGATCATCGACCAGGGGGTGATTCCCTTGGCGATTGTAGATTCTGGGAGGAAGGTTGATTCGTTGGACAAGGAGTTCCGCAATTACGTAGCGATGCTGTTGTTGCGCGGGGGGGAGAGTGCCCCATTGGAGGAGGCCCCTGTGGGGGAGGCTTCACTGGAGGAGGCCCCCCTCAAACGAAAGGACCGCGTGCGGAACGTTGCCAAAAAGTTGCTGCTTCTGAAAGAGGCAATCGTGAAGCTAGCCAAGGAGCATCAAGTAAAAATAGACAGAATCTACATAGACGAAGAAACAGAAGACGTGAAGGTCAAACGGAACAGTTTTGAGGAAGGAACTGAAAGGAGGA CAACTTCTcctgagagaaaaaaacgagacGATGTGGAGTTCCTCCTCCCGAATGAGAACAACACATACCAAGTGCTACGAAACGattttttagaaattttGGGCTTCCCCATCAAGCACACTGTCCCCACCATCGGTTACGTCATACGTGAGTTAAACGTAGAGAGTAAGTTCAACGCACCCTACATAAACgaacttataaaaaaaaactacgacgaattgaaaaaatgcgaaGAGTTAGAATTTATACCctacaaaatatatgaacatgtcataagaaaaatgaacgagGGGGATGTTGTGGTCTTTCCTGACAAAACGGAGCTTAGCTTTGGGAATGCCTACAAGGAGATCTacagggggaggaaaatcGTGATTTGCCAGGACACCTATGATGCATCTAGTATGGAAGAATATGCTACCGATGCGGATGTGCTTATACACGAGGCTACAAACAGCTTGATTGACTTAACTGACCAGGGTGTCGGTCCTTTGGATGGGTTCTGTGAGGATCATCATGTAGGGCCGTCGCTTCGAAGTGCCGCCCTCCCGAGTTGCGGCTCTGTTGAGGTGGACCCTGCCTCGAAGCAGGTTGATGCAGCGTTGAAGCAGGTTGATGTAGCGTCGAAGCAGGTTGATGTTGCGTTGAAGCAGGTTGATGCTGCGCCTAACCAGGTTGATACTGCGCCTAACCAGGTTGATACTGCGCCTAACCAGGTTGATACTGCGCCTAACCAGGTTGATACTGCACCTAACCAGGTTGATGCTGCGCATAACCACGTTGGCACCGCGCATAACCACGCGAAGAGCTCCTCCAAGCAGGTGCCCCCCCTCCTCGTGAGAAAGTACAACAAAGTCATTGCCGAGCGGGGGCACTCCACGGCCAACATGGCAGGAACCttcgccaaaaaaataaacgccaAGAGACTCATCCTGACGCACTTCTCGCAGAGGTATATTGGAGACAATAAACTGAAGAACATCGCTGTCATGCGTAGAATCGAGCGGGAGGCAGAGGAGTCATTTGGAGGGAGAACCCAGGGGGAGAGTGAAGACGCGGCCGACTGCTCTAGCACCACTGATAAAAGTTGCGATGGGGAAAAGGAAGTGATCGCTGCGTATGATGGGCTAATCGTGTATGTCCCTCCGCAGAGGGTGAAGTGA
- a CDS encoding hypothetical protein (putative) translates to MGTQDEQSKDGREGKDRQDEQGAHRRGDSLGSIDDYHLLSGEGIGESELKDVDKELERMANMGELKEMTSEEFRELMRGDLDGEGDPDGGGNPDGGGNPDGGGNLGVDFNPSRNSQQKKNPSRYSQMSFLNDDFQLKEDSHFTNLNSKSSRRRDSHLSLGNMRNSSIFNLSVTDDNGKRWSHNYNSGGNDRFHASLSRTDNAYDSDLITPSPSKGQGEGGSSEVDPQRGGARRSDARRSDARRSDARSDARSGGRSDARSDARSDARSDARSDARSGRRSIDVLEEELDKLKRGFLLNNGEHSHLSDRSNEDLLEGGGYASDSEFLKRTSLDKKINVDMNFGNDDSLNNSRLSNGSYSLWESRISSSRKIGLKNETPKKGILKQSNSFSPIKELPENISARKKSVQFSHRSIAVFDDKEKVSPLHLTQFTRISSDSNKSEMKQKSASNDSSSDKEKVEIFHEKLATSMDKSPIDELLYRYDSLNGAKRSSIGYPIGGNGNGNAPNDFVRRMSSESMRFKTKTSVDMVQSARLSPIKNRPKGGNTKKSNHLDGDKEEDEKDEKEEEEDVLHKLLTTDIENIKEEDFLKFSLLSDSREFKNYERVDSGETYERAPSDRSKGGIEVDGAKGDEAQDHLEDISIQRREGDNSEVFFECNDSMVSVAKREAAESMGEEGGRSSYRVKEEQGVARGGQEGEEEDDEPLDAKKSISAEAQCKEEDTQVGTAGRKSALERLPADEAVPPTENVTIQYRASTHRRSERARGVSTEEASAEEDKAKGDGGESGNVKDGDGDGGAARGGHLEGETQSKGQPNGQPNGQPNGQPNRADEPILRRFTEGRNATERETINMGAVPTEADNREAQQNSFRVAKANRRASYSVSMHARDDEAQARFRDRKSLNEKGGTAGKSVHVERLAGKPQVRAGSRMSVRADGKVGEEQQEGKHCRLRELPGKGGEGGEVGEVDGADGVDGADGVDGADGEDRLDEVNPAEEEKEAVLRKAELFSRGGGEQYRQERSYEEEQVHVAADTYGELHGSDEGPLQVEWGQAGQLRARGRYTTHIGQGAFGGGGSSDDMQELSKHARANSDEGNYKKYVYDEVERGQQDVGEGFFVEDDLDLAEDEEDAEQRYNEGDAEQRNCEEDTEQRYNEGETEQRHNEGETEQKNRQEQSRRRQREQNKELKKKLNENLIKKQEMIKQMTLAIVRRCRIYSLKELKSNRRNLANLMQLYEHIRDMMFSYVGKINQLNNVSVQLDEAILKYEVTQLRCSRTKKAIETLKKYNTKMEIKIKEKKSLLTKQDNVLSKKMEKICAMTEELTKLKNIYSEGSSRKQEIHLINLYKKKVGDLKSVEMVKGLIINNFSKYGINFELLNSNYHNFSTLYDYQGIDSFFLRQGDALMKGLGLNREGQAEEVDVFNGGEAGQHQQKGETTSGVAAGGAVPGMVTSGVAIPGVAIPGVAIPGMAIPGMAATHGAPPPQEEHPRKGDNQQLYDISDLYERECKLKNGYRKRNAKRGATILNSQVSEEDMNCGWPYNITIDIIFCNVNSVAVQRETENYNLVSSPVKIKNMKHLIANKMHLLGGESGGVAGMGGVGGTSAEASRKYIKLFRPYKIHINSFDNFKDITLTTYYKYISSEILYLHIWNKRHDRESYSLRVNSLQDNGRKKRRKHVQLLKKNIECYSYYCSDSHVGVEWKLQLEIVKYKLLEVVNRRLQRYTNRESSNLVGGNANNLQHRHLNGNEATFQQKGEGGTAKPNKEALMYLVEEAEYASIILNNVLSQYKHLLKCFLCLSNTFFDYHQHVVIFKTIVLSQQICPHAFWLYLYINLEEAFTFASLLHGIVQVKVESVDEEDKYNEDCKALNSNIVKTLQQCIFALKSKPLDLSERINSYNVVDVIYAVVMNENYNFHSYQNNLEDNIKKLTSCDTFINGVVSKNIVVPIEIKK, encoded by the exons ATGGGCACCCAGGATGAGCAAAGTAAGGATGGCAGGGAAGGGAAGGACAGGCAGGATGAGCAAGGAGCCCATAGGAGAGGAGATTCCCTTGGCAGCATTGACGATTATCACTTGCTAAGCGGTGAGGGGATAGGTGAGAGCGAGTTAAAGGATGTAGACAAGGAGCTGGAAAGGATGGCCAACATGGGGGAGCTAAAGGAAATGACGTCGGAGGAGTTTAGGGAGCTGATGAGAGGCGATTTGGATGGAGAAGGCGACCCGGATGGAGGAGGCAACCCGGATGGAGGAGGCAACCCGGATGGAGGAGGCAACCTAGGTGTTGATTTCAATCCCTCGAGGAATTCCCAACAGAAGAAGAACCCGTCTAGGTACTCCCAAATGAGTTTCTTGAACGATGATTTTCAGCTAAAGGAGGACTCTCATTTTACCAACTTGAATTCGAAGTCGAGTCGGAGGAGAGACAGTCACCTGTCACTGGGGAACATGCGTAactcttcaatttttaatttaagtGTAACGGATGACAACGGAAAGAGGTGGTCCCATAATTATAACTCCGGAGGGAATGACAGATTTCATGCTTCCCTTTCGCGCACGGATAATGCTTATGATAGCGATCTGATAACGCCCTCTCCGTCGAAGGGGCAGGGCGAGGGGGGGAGCTCGGAGGTGGACCCGCAGAGGGGGGGCGCCAGGAGAAGTGACGCCAGGAGAAGTGACGCCAGGAGAAGTGATGCGCGAAGTGATGCACGAAGTGGCGGGAGAAGTGACGCCCGAAGTGACGCCCGAAGTGACGCCCGAAGTGACGCCCGAAGTGACGCCCGAAGTGGGAGACGCTCCATTGACGTGCTGGAGGAGGAGCTAGACAAACTAAAGAGAGGCTTCCTGCTGAACAATGGAGAACATAGTCACCTGAGTGACAGGTCGAATGAAGATTTGCTGGAGGGAGGAGGATACGCAAGCGACTCggagtttttaaaaagaacctCATTAGacaagaaaataaatgtcGACATGAATTTTGGAAATGACGACTCACTAAATAACAGTAGATTATCTAATGGGAGCTACTCCCTTTGGGAGAGCAGAATCAGTAGCTCTAGGAAGATAGGACTAAAGAATGAGACACCAAAGAAAGGAATTTTAAAGCAGAGCAACTCGTTTTCCCCGATAAAGGAACTACCCGAGAATATTAGTGCACGAAAGAAGTCGGTGCAGTTTTCCCATAGATCTATTGCCGTTTTCGATgacaaagaaaaagtatCACCTCTACATCTAACTCAGTTTACTAGAATTTCTAGCGATTCTAATAAATCcgaaatgaaacaaaaaagtgcatCTAACGATTCTAGTTCCGACAAAGAAAAGGTCGAAATATTTCATGAAAAGTTGGCCACTAGTATGGATAAGTCGCCAATCGATGAGCTACTGTATAGATATGATAGTCTTAACGGTGCCAAGAGAAGCTCCATTGGCTACCCTATCGGTGGGAATGGAAATGGGAATGCACCTAACGACTTCGTCAGGAGAATGTCTTCCGAATCGATGCGATTTAAAACAAAGACCTCTGTGGATATGGTACAGTCGGCTCGCCTATCCCCCATTAAGAATAGACCTAAAGGggggaacacaaaaaagagcaacCATCTCGATGGAGacaaggaggaggatgagaaggatgagaaggaggaggaggaggacgtCCTCCATAAATTGCTAACCACAgacattgaaaatataaaggaAGAAGATTTCCTGAAGTTTAGTCTACTTAGCGACTCGAGGGAGTTTAAAAACTACGAACGGGTGGACAGTGGGGAGACGTATGAGAGGGCTCCAAGCGATCGTTCGAAGGGGGGTATAGAGGTAGATGGAGCTAAGGGAGACGAGGCGCAAGACCATCTAGAGGATATATCCATCCAGCGTAGAGAAGGAGACAACAGCGAAGTGTTTTTTGAGTGCAACGACAGTATGGTTTCGGTGGCCAAGAGGGAGGCAGCGGAATCGATGGGTGAAGAAGGGGGTAGGAGCAGCTACAGGGTAAAGGAAGAACAGGGGGTGGCTAGAGGAGGAcaggaaggggaggaggaggacgacgagCCTCTCGATGCGAAAAAATCGATCAGTGCAGAAGCGCAGTGTAAGGAGGAGGACACTCAGGTGGGCACTGCGGGTAGGAAGTCGGCCCTGGAGAGGCTTCCCGCCGATGAAGCAGTGCCGCCCACGGAGAACGTCACCATACAGTATAGGGCGTCCACGCATAGGCGGAGCGAACGCGCGAGGGGGGTCAGCACGGAGGAAGCTTCAGCTGAGGAGGACAAGGCAAAGGGGGACGGAGGTGAAAGCGGAAATGTAAAAGATGGTGACGGCGATGGTGGTGCTGCAAGGGGAGGTCACTTGGAAGGAGAGACGCAGTCAAAGGGGCAACCAAATGGGCAACCAAATGGGCAGCCAAACGGGCAGCCGAACAGGGCGGACGAACCCATTTTGAGGCGGTTCACTGAAGGTAGGAATGCCACCGAGAGGGAGACGATAAACATGGGGGCAGTCCCCACGGAGGCGGACAATCGGGAGGCACAGCAAAATAGCTTTAGGGTGGCGAAGGCGAACAGGAGAGCTAGCTACAGCGTGAGTATGCATGCCAGGGACGATGAGGCGCAGGCGAGGTTCAGGGACAGGAAGAGCCTAAACGAGAAGGGAGGAACGGCTGGGAAGAGTGTGCATGTGGAGAGGCTTGCGGGGAAGCCCCAAGTGCGCGCTGGGAGTAGGATGAGCGTGCGGGCGGATGGTAAAGTaggggaggagcagcaggagggcAAGCACTGCAGGTTGAGGGAGTTGCCTGGGAAGGGCggagaggggggagaagtgggagaagtggaTGGAGCGGATGGAGTGGACGGAGCGGATGGAGTGGACGGAGCGGACGGAGAGGACCGCCTGGACGAGGTGAACCCCGCggaggaagagaaggagGCCGTGCTTCGAAAGGCGGAACTGTTTAGTCGGGGGGGAGGCGAGCAGTACAGGCAGGAAAGGAGCTACGAGGAGGAGCAGGTCCATGTAGCGGCGGATACCTACGGTGAGCTTCATGGATCGGACGAGGGCCCTTTGCAGGTGGAGTGGGGGCAGGCTGGGCAATTGAGGGCCCGAGGGAGATACACTACGCACATCGGACAGGGAGCCTTCGGAGGAGGAGGGTCCAGCGACGATATGCAGGAGTTGAGCAAACACGCAAGGGCCAATTCGGACGAGGGGAACTATAAGAAGTACGTGTATGACGAGGTGGAGAGGGGTCAGCAGGACGTGGGAGAGGGGTTCTTCGTTGAGGACGATTTGGACCTCGCCGAGGACGAGGAGGACGCGGAGCAGAGGTACAACGAAGGAGACGCAGAGCAGAGGAACTGCGAAGAAGACACAGAACAGAGGTACAACGAAGGAGAAACAGAACAGAGACACAACGAAGGAGAAACAGAGCAGAAGAACCGCCAAGAACAGTCGCGACGAAGACAGAGggaacaaaacaaagaactgaaaaaaaagttaaacgaaaatttgataaaaaaacaggaaatgATTAAACAAATGACACTAGCAATAGTGAGGAGGTGTAGAATATACTCCCTGAAGGAACTAAAAAGTAACAGAAGGAATTTAGCTAACCTGATGCAGTTATATGAACACATAAGGGACATGATGTTTTCGTATGTTGGGAAGATAAACCAACTAAACAATGTAAGCGTGCAGTTAGATGAAGCTATTCTAAAATATGAAGTAACACAGCTCAGATGTagtagaacaaaaaaagcgATTGAGActctaaaaaaatataataccaaaatggaaataaaaataaaggagaaaaagagccTACTGACAAAACAGGACAACGTGttgagtaaaaaaatggaaaaaatatgtgccaTGACAGAGGAACTAACGAAATTGAAGAATATATACAGTGAAGGGTCGTCAAGGAAACAAGAAATACATCTAATTAATCTGTATAAGAAAAAGGTGGGAGATCTTAAGAGTGTCGAAATGGTTAAGGGTCTCATCATAAATAACTTCAGCAAGTATGGAATTAATTTCGAGTTACTCAATTCTAACTACCACAATTTTTCTACTTTGTATGACTATCAGGGGATCGATTCGTTTTTCCTTCGCCAGGGAGACGCTTTGATGAAGGGGTTGGGTCTTAACAGGGAGGGGCAGGCGGAGGAGGTAGACGTGTTTaacgggggagaagcggggcAACACcagcagaagggggaaacgACAAGCGGAGTGGCGGCGGGGGGGGCTGTCCCAGGGATGGTCACCTCGGGAGTGGCTATCCCAGGAGTGGCTATCCCAGGAGTGGCTATCCCCGGAATGGCTATCCCCGGAATGGCTGCCACCCACGGGGCCCCCCCTCCACAGGAGGAACACCCCAGAAAGGGGGACAACCAACAGCTGTATGACATAAGCGATCTGTACGAACGAGAGTGCAAACTGAAAAACGGTTACAGGAAAAGGAACGCGAAGAGGGGCGCAACCATCCTGAACAGTCAGGTCTCAGAAGAAGACATGAATTGTGGATGGCCATATAACATAACTATTGATATCATATTTTGCAATGTCAATAGTGTGGCGGTGCAAAGAGAGACGGAGAATTACAATCTCGTTTCCTCTCCtgtgaagataaaaaatatgaaacatcTGATTGCTAATAAAATGCATCTCTTGGGTGGAGAGAGCGGCGGAGTGGCGGGTATGGGAGGAGTGGGAGGCACCTCCGCGGAGGCAAGCAGAAAATACATCAAGCTTTTCCGGCCCTACAAAATACATATTAACTCATTTGACAATTTCAAGGACATCACTTTGACCACATATTACAAATACATAAGTAGCGAGATTTTGTATCTTCACATATGGAATAAACGACACGACAGGGAGAGCTACTCCCTAAGAGTGAACAGTCTGCAAGATAATGGGAGAAAGAAGAGGAGAAAGCACGTGCagcttttgaaaaaaaatatcgagtGCTACTCCTACTACTGCAGCGATAGCCACGTGGGAGTGGAGTGGAAGCTGCAACTCGAAATCGTCAAGTATAAGCTGCTAGAGGTGGTTAACAGGAGGCTGCAGAGGTACACGAACCGGGAGAGTAGCAACCTCGTCGGTGGGAACGCCAACAATCTGCAGCACCGGCACTTGAACGGGAATGAGGCAACCTTCCAGCAGAAGGGAGAGGGCGGCACAGCGAAGCCAAACAAAGAGGCCCTCATGTACCTAGTGGAGGAGGCCGAGTACGCCAGTATCATCCTGAATAACGTCCTGAGTCAGTACAAGCACCTGCTGAAGTGCTTCCTCTGTCTGTCTAACACCTTCTTCGATTACCACCAGCACGTGGTCATTTTCAAGACGATCGTTTTGTCCCAGCAGATTTGCCCGCACGCATTCTGGCTCTACCTCTAC ATCAACCTGGAGGAGGCGTTCACCTTCGCCTCGCTACTCCACGGCATCGTCCAAGTGAAAGTGGAGAGCGTCGACGAGGAGGATAAATACAACGAAGACTGCAAAGCGCTGAACAGTAACATCGTTAAAACGCTGCAGCAGTGCATCTTCGCCCTCAAGTCGAA ACCCCTGGATCTCTCCGAGAGGATAAACTCCTACAACGTGGTGGACGTGATCTATGCCGTCGTCATGAATG AGAATTACAACTTCCACAGCTACCAGAACAACCTCGAGgacaacataaaa